Proteins encoded in a region of the Chloroflexota bacterium genome:
- a CDS encoding DDE-type integrase/transposase/recombinase, producing MLTDDALAALCERLGLSAEARTVIETIRASPPARRVRGAAGNVVARYPSRKMGVTIQAESHRNELAGLYEYEHDPATLEVYDQPPPITLAYTTGGGRAIRVRHTADYFVLRTDAVGWEEWKTEAELERLAITMPHRYARAEDGQWCCPPGERYAEPLGLYYRVRSSAEIDWVFQRNLLFLEDYLRAESPVVGEAAAVTILALVTRQPGLRLDELLDQVTEANSDDVYSLIASERLYVDLRAAALAEPERVHVFRDAAEARAQPALIDPTDSTRTNVAQGVALGSDEPAVAGSMVGMSVAAREQLARASPDDFREANRRYARIAPHCGGGGVAGGAISARTIRHWRAQYRQAEQAYGCGYVGLLPRRAQSGNRRPKLPPETQALLDAFIADEYETLKQKRCFEVYASLVRACEAQGIVAPSYKTFTRAVDRRPRVEQVGKRQGPRAAAQAAPFYWELALTTPRHGDRPFEIGHLDHTQLDVELVCSRTGHGLGRPWATFLTDAYSRRLLAVALGFDPPSYRACMLVLRECVRRHQRLPQTLVVDGGSEFGSVYFETLLARYECTKKTRPASQPRFGSICERLFGTTNSRFVHTLLGNTQVLRQARQVTKGTDPKAQACWTLDQLFARVCEWAYEVYDTLEHPALGQTPREAFEAGLRRGGQRPWRQIAYDEDFRLLTLPSTQKGTAKLQPRLGVKIHHLYYWSEAFLDPAAEGTRLPVRYDPFDAGLAYAFVKGRWVRCISQHQTQFAGRSEREILLASAELRRRHQRHGQRLPITARKLADFLASLEAEEVLLEQRLRDAALGDVVRLGADADATSPVAAHTTASMAGDDLAIDLDEDEAALVVYEEY from the coding sequence ATGCTCACGGACGATGCGTTGGCGGCGCTGTGCGAGCGCCTGGGTCTGTCGGCTGAGGCCCGGACCGTCATTGAGACGATCCGAGCCTCGCCGCCGGCGCGGCGGGTGCGCGGGGCAGCCGGCAACGTGGTCGCGCGCTACCCCAGTCGGAAGATGGGCGTCACCATCCAGGCCGAGAGCCATCGCAACGAGTTGGCCGGCCTGTACGAGTACGAGCACGATCCTGCGACGCTGGAGGTCTACGATCAGCCGCCACCGATCACGCTCGCCTACACGACCGGGGGCGGTCGAGCGATCCGCGTTCGGCACACCGCCGACTACTTCGTGCTCCGCACCGACGCGGTTGGTTGGGAGGAGTGGAAGACCGAAGCAGAGCTGGAGCGGCTCGCGATCACGATGCCGCACCGGTATGCCCGAGCCGAAGACGGTCAGTGGTGCTGCCCGCCGGGCGAGCGGTACGCCGAGCCGCTGGGGCTGTACTACCGGGTCCGCTCGTCGGCCGAGATCGACTGGGTCTTCCAGCGCAACCTGCTCTTCCTCGAGGACTACCTGCGCGCCGAGAGCCCGGTGGTCGGCGAGGCTGCCGCGGTGACCATCCTCGCGCTGGTCACGCGGCAGCCGGGGCTGCGCCTCGACGAGCTGCTCGACCAGGTCACGGAGGCCAACAGCGACGACGTCTACAGCCTGATCGCCAGCGAGCGGCTCTACGTCGACCTCCGCGCTGCCGCGCTGGCCGAGCCGGAGCGGGTGCACGTCTTCCGCGATGCGGCGGAGGCTCGCGCCCAGCCGGCGCTCATCGATCCGACCGATTCGACCCGCACCAACGTCGCCCAGGGCGTCGCGCTTGGAAGCGACGAGCCGGCGGTGGCCGGCAGCATGGTGGGCATGAGTGTCGCGGCGCGCGAGCAACTGGCCCGAGCCAGCCCCGACGACTTCCGCGAGGCCAATCGGCGGTACGCTCGCATCGCGCCTCACTGCGGCGGTGGGGGCGTGGCCGGCGGCGCGATCTCTGCCCGGACGATCCGTCACTGGCGCGCCCAGTATCGTCAGGCCGAGCAGGCGTACGGCTGCGGCTACGTCGGCCTGCTGCCCCGCCGCGCCCAGAGCGGCAACCGCCGGCCGAAGCTGCCGCCGGAGACGCAGGCGCTGCTCGACGCGTTCATCGCCGACGAGTATGAGACGCTCAAGCAGAAGCGCTGCTTCGAAGTCTACGCGTCGCTGGTCCGGGCCTGCGAGGCGCAGGGGATCGTGGCGCCCAGCTACAAGACGTTCACCCGGGCGGTCGACCGCCGCCCGCGCGTCGAGCAGGTCGGCAAGCGCCAGGGTCCACGCGCGGCGGCGCAGGCGGCCCCGTTCTACTGGGAGCTCGCCCTGACCACCCCCCGGCACGGCGACCGCCCGTTCGAGATCGGCCACCTCGACCATACCCAGCTCGACGTCGAGCTGGTCTGCTCGCGCACCGGGCACGGCCTCGGGCGACCGTGGGCGACGTTCCTGACCGACGCCTACTCGCGGCGGCTGCTGGCGGTCGCGCTCGGGTTCGACCCGCCGAGCTACCGGGCCTGCATGCTGGTCCTGCGGGAGTGCGTCCGCCGCCACCAGCGGCTGCCGCAGACCCTGGTCGTGGATGGGGGTTCCGAGTTCGGCAGCGTCTACTTCGAGACGTTGCTGGCGCGCTACGAGTGCACCAAGAAGACCCGCCCGGCCAGCCAACCGCGGTTCGGCTCGATCTGCGAGCGGCTGTTCGGCACCACCAACAGCCGCTTCGTCCATACCCTGCTCGGCAACACCCAGGTGCTCCGCCAGGCGCGGCAGGTCACCAAGGGGACCGATCCGAAGGCCCAGGCCTGCTGGACCCTCGACCAGCTCTTCGCCCGCGTCTGCGAGTGGGCGTACGAGGTCTACGACACGCTCGAGCATCCGGCCCTGGGGCAAACGCCGCGCGAGGCGTTCGAGGCCGGGCTGCGCCGGGGTGGCCAGCGACCGTGGCGGCAGATCGCCTACGACGAGGACTTCCGGCTGCTGACCCTGCCCAGCACCCAGAAGGGCACGGCCAAGCTGCAGCCCCGCCTGGGCGTCAAGATCCACCACCTCTACTACTGGTCCGAGGCGTTCCTCGACCCGGCCGCGGAGGGCACCCGCCTGCCGGTGCGCTACGACCCGTTCGACGCCGGGCTGGCCTACGCCTTCGTCAAGGGCCGCTGGGTCCGCTGCATCTCCCAGCACCAGACCCAGTTCGCCGGCCGCTCCGAGCGGGAGATCCTGCTGGCGAGCGCCGAGCTGCGACGCCGCCACCAGCGCCATGGGCAGCGGCTGCCGATCACCGCCCGCAAGCTGGCCGACTTCCTGGCGTCGCTCGAGGCGGAGGAGGTACTGCTCGAACAGCGGCTGCGCGATGCCGCGCTCGGCGACGTAGTACGGCTGGGCGCGGATGCCGACGCCACTTCACCCGTCGCCGCGCACACGACGGCGTCGATGGCCGGCGACGACCTCGCGATCGATCTCGACGAGGACGAGGCGGCCCTGGTCGTGTACGAGGAGTACTGA